Sequence from the Rutidosis leptorrhynchoides isolate AG116_Rl617_1_P2 chromosome 3, CSIRO_AGI_Rlap_v1, whole genome shotgun sequence genome:
tgaataatagttgaccgattatcagaaacacaagggcgttaagtcaaagaagagtgaagtatcgttggattgtgtgctatcttaaattccagtaatatcagacggtgacggtgaaataacagaggtatgtagtgtggtacgtgatgacgagaagattgatcggatccacaatttagtattcgaattcttcgtgtaaaataacgaattttagttatgttgatttttgagtcgagagagtatgcctttcggtgtTCAAATaaaaatatttccatgttcgagttccatctgttgctatacgattttaactagaaatgttggtgtgaagaatcacgctcaaggttcgaacacggagaggtttagagttttccttagtgagttaacgagtttaaaagtcgtgtgacaccgtgtgataccattctgtaacaccccagcttaacatgaccacaatattgtccgctttgcccgcaggcgcacggctttttcttggcgataacacacgagaaaagtcagaaatgaatcttcggtaacaaccggtgagatctaatatttttacgaatataggtctgagttgggagagtttcctgattacatgtggcttgatttcgagattgattgtaatgccttgaccattaacatcatggtctagaaaattggacttcgttcaacagaaattctcactcggagaatttggtatagagttgctcttttctcaaaagttcgagcttaagatggtgatgttgttcgttttccttctttacttgaataagttaagatgtcatctataaatacgataacagattagtctatatgaatttgcatacgcggttcaagaggtttatggatacgggcgagccctaaataaatcaaacggtactaagagagatttacaactaacgttgcgagttcggaaagtggcttaggatacatcgtctcacttaacccccaattgatgataaccggaacggaggttgatttggaacatacgggattcgtgcaaataatcatgaggtcatggatgcgagggagagggtatcggtttccaaccgaaaatttcttagttcacaataatctatacataaatgtagggcaacaatttctccttaatgaataggttttgagttccttagttctattggtgtcgagttcaatttcttaacgtatatcctccgataatatttataggcacacaatatttttccgttggtcgcttaaatcgcctaaatagtatctaggggaaaagatggaaggtaatgagtacaagtcaaagtcttggttgtaacacatctagcggtaatcgaatcgaacaagtatgaagtatacggtttgttgtgaagaaacgtacccgtgactagtccatcgtcgtctcgggcatcctaggtgtcgatgttgaaagttcaatggcgtgcgttgaggttgatttcttctttgggcacacattcctaaaatgacccagttggccacactcaaagcatgcacccgtcctgtgtgcgttgggcacccttcgagcgatggtaacggtacccttacagacatgggccacatggccacttctttgacacttgacgcaaaatggtttgccacattcaccaaaatgatgtttgcgacacttgttacagtgaggtagggttccggcataccccttcttgccgccgggggtgaaaggcttcttggagatgttgttattgttgtggttgcttggttgcgaggcttcccattttcttttgttgttacccgggtggttctcgaccattcgtaccggtgcttccatttcattcaccgtttctaaagtttggtgggcctttgttaaagcctcttgtaggttagtgggttgggatgccattaccccgtgttgaatgctcttagggaggccatccatgtaaagttcgactcttagggattcgggagtcatgagatttggacacattgagactagttcggtaaaccgttgattataagctccgaggtcattcccgaccgttcttaaattccttagaccctgttcgagccttcgagtctcgtcgcgcagaaaatattcggtgatcattctctctcttaattcggtccatgagagtgtgtgggcttcatcgatacccaccgattgtacgtacttgttccaccacgaaagagcaatgccggtgaaagtgagggtggaaaacttgaccttatcttggtctcgacaaccgcttgtgttaaaaacggtctccatttgttcaaaccatcgggtgagaacaaccggtcctccggttccatcgaaagtgggagggttgtacttcatgaagttcttgtaggagcaaccttcgcttgaattaccggctccacgattggtgttgttggaaaagtgatcggccacggccgtacccacggcggtggttatcattcgttgaagagcttgttctagagtttcgagaggggtattgtgttgaccttggtgagccattgttccttcaagacacaagaatatcgttgattagtattcttaacaatactaaccgtgatatggaataaggatatagagaaaatttttccttgactcgccttaaattctttatgtcataatgtcggaacgtccatgtgaatcaccgtaatataatcccggaaattatattaccctgattctcatgtgcatttaacattacttcataaagtcaaggtgacgcgtcaacaaaatttatcaacgtaagatcaagatcgaatacgagttagatatgatagaagagttcgagtataaatgcacaaatagtcaagtaattcctacttcagtctatatgccggttgtagtctagattcacctatgtaccctatgactcggggtgaacacaaatgaactctaaatccctacaaccaaggctctgataccacttgtagcgaccccgacaaatcgtcaagtgacgacgtcaactacgtgggtcccattacctggtcataagtctttatgacaatgtttgaccaaaatatgtcaccctcatttcaaaataaagattgttttcaaagtttacaagaattgttcaaccaaaagttaagttacaaggttataagtacatttgaaatctaggcgacacggtttaaagtaaagtcaaaagacgctccaagtaatgcatgtatactcgacatccaatgcaagtatcaaatagtaagcggaagcatgtatcacatatcgtgcaagacctgagaaaaacatagaaatctgtcaacgaaaacgttggtgaaatcataggtttaagtaagtaagtgagtaaaagtaagtaagtcgaaccacaaggtttgcaaagttgaaataatagtaatacattctaaaagttaatattcacgagcacccaattatcaaagcttaacattccatccattgtataccccatccatagtgctagaacaaacactgattctcgaaaatatatttcatccgtagacggtagcgaaccgtcaaagatgagggttgtcaaacccatatggccatataacataagttctcgcttacaccatctgatgtaactaatgataatcggattgaggattttcgttctaaactcgtatgtagaatgtttgttttcccgttcttgtgttcacttagttcaaaagaatcgtttatgttttctcatcccaaaagtaagtttaaaagagtaaaagtgggactatgatctcacctttgattgcaagagtgaaatagtacttcaacaagtaaacgtgcaaagaacaatgctagtctcgacctaaacaattaggttgtatcaataacgatagtcacgaagggtcaaagatgttcaattagtcctatggctcaatacgactcgattaatatagcatgtgaagcaaattgtcaagtttcatgcaagatacaagtataaaagcatgttaggaagattgcataattaattggttaagtttgacaaaaagtcaaacttggtcgggtcaaagtcaacgaaaaagtcaacatgttcgggtcgggtcccggacaaattttccatgctaattattcatatacaagtatattaaaacaagtttcatgtgaatcggaggtcggtagctagtcaaacatttcacgttaaaagggacatggaggtcagaatctgtccaggccatttggcgcgccgcgcggggtagggtgcgcgccgcgcgacctgtagttcagctatttttctgtctttcaaactatgcacgagccaaaaccaattctaacacaactcttgacccgcaaacacttataacgcctatcatacatcgttgaaaaggtattttgacgaggaatgcaactaaacacatatcatcaatcaaacttccacttataacaaccaaaacccacaattaaacattcataatcaaagttcaagttccaaaaacgcattttatgattcgggcaaccaatttacatgtatgttatgccgtttcgaaggtaatcaaacacacattgcaacaaaacacttaacaacaatatctcatagcatttgacgcatcaaaagttcatgtaaagctcatcaaaccctaatccaagttcacaaaatcattaatcatgttcttggagtttccttaatcaacctatacatcaaaacgaagctaatgatactagtaacactttttaaaacatgcactttaacaatctaacaacatttgatcatccaaaatcaaggatttagcaagtaattttcatattgaactagttacaccaaaaacaacgaatcgagcatacaaattacatacacgacatcacaatgagccatagacactaattaacaactttataactcaaaaatctcaagaacacataaaattagtgattttagaaagttacccaaatgagatgaagttggtatcaaattgaagaggatgaagagaggattccaaatatgtattttgttttggttgaagcttccgaatccgaatttagatgatgattctttgtagtggtgtttgagagaaaattggaaagtatagaaagaaaatggaaatgaaaatgaaaaggaaaatggggaggtgggtgttgactagtcaagctagtcacatctttgctccaatggcgaaactagtccctcgcgttcggttgcgggtgcgtgaattgaccaaacgaattattttaaattacacggaagtacgggagatattaaaaatccgataacgagaatatttaaaatgttacttaacaaaggatacgaatctagatatgaagggtattatttaaaaagaaaaagacgggcgttaaaataatttaacggaaaaatgcgggatgttacatctgGTGATAACCTCTTGCCGCATTCAAAAAAAATTTATACGAAAAAACGTGCAACGATTCtacttttaaatcaatttctggaagtGGATAATTATCCTTAGGACACGCTTTATTTAAATCTTtaaaatcaatacacattctccatgAACCATCAGGCTTTTTACCAAAACTGGATTCGCAATCCATGATTGATATTGAGCTTCGCGTAAAATTCCCGCTCTTACCAATTTTGTTACCTCTTCGCATAGCCTCTTCACGCGATCTGGGGCCATGCCTCTACTCTTTTGCACCACAGGCTTTAAAGCTGGATTTACATTAAGTCTGTGTTCCGCAATATtacgcggaacaccagtcatatcattttCACACCAAGCAAAAATATCCATGTATTGCACCAGTAACTGCATAATTTGTTTCCGTGTGTCCGCACTAAAATTACTTCCCACTTTAATTTTTTGCTCGGGATACGCAGGATTAACCACTACCATATTTTCCGCAACTTTCGCAGTTTCTTGAGCTGCACTTTTTAcattaacagccgcacaaataggcacCTTGCTTGTTGAATTTATTGTCGCGACACCTTTTCGCGTTGTaaatttaatcatgccatgaattgtagatGGGACAATTCCGAGTTTACCTAAGGCGGTTCTTCCTAACAACATGTTATAGCGAGATGAGGTtcgcataacatagaaatctagccGCGCTCGGCGCACTAAACCATCATCATTGTCATCAACAAGCTCAACGTCTAAGGGCAAAACACCAATAGGCAGTGAGGATTCTCCCGCAAAACCGGTCAGCGAAGCTGCGGTTGGTTTTAAAGTTACTCTGATACTCTCCGGCAGTTGAATAAAACATTGCTCGTAAAGAATATCAACACTACTACCATTATCAACGTGAACTTTCATTATTGTGATTCCATTTTCCACAATCCTACACGATACGactatcggcatttcagagaaatcctcgctctgcattttcggaaaaccaattggcgcaaattgccaatttTGATACATTCTTGCCGACTttcgcttttttcctcttttttgaGCATTTGTTTGAACGAAGGTATTGCTCATTACTTCAATTAATGTGGCAACTTTCCACCAATTACAAACGTATTCACCTGCGAATCACCAAAATAATACACGATCAGAATTAAACAAGGCAATTAATCGTTTGATAGCTCAAAACAAAAAATTTCAAGTTTAATTCGTAAAATGCGACCCacagatggcgccaattgatcgatCCTATATCAAGTTATTACTTGATTGAGGATcgagtgcaataataagatggaggatgggatgtttgatgattattttgggcccgatgatcgtctttcactttcacaatcaagtgatcaaccaccctgacccggtcttgattgtcaattagcataattcaccttagctacatgtaaaaatcccttgggcaaggtcacaagtgaaaatcacaaaggcttgggcaaatggcagagaatcaacaacctacaaatgagaggccatgctctctatttatagtattcgacatATCCGCGGTCTGTGGAtttcttaactatccgcggaaacttagcGGATTAAACTGCAGTCTTTTATCAAGGAGGCaacataaccgctgtacttattttcagcgaatattccatAACTTTGGATTATAGCTCGCGTAATTCTGCTCTTGGCTTTTAgcgaataaaatatacatatacaatgctatataTATGATCATCCGTAGGCCAATTCGTACAAATGAGGCCCATTCGTGCGAATGACTAGTGTAGGCCTACAAATACATTTCATGTGTCTCATTAGGGTATAAGAGTTGTGTATGTAATCCCTACCCGGTGAGTcgagatcatgctcgatctccttatggccaacaaatattTCTCTATTTAAATCAAGGTTGCAAAACACGTTAGACGAGGTCGAGACGATCGGATCCTAAAAATGTCGAGAcattcgagacggggtcgagacgggggtcgagacggacgttgaccaaagttgactttaaatatataagtatataaatgtatttaCGTGTACTTATTTTAAAGCCAAAAGCTTTAATTGACTAATTTTTACCCATAATCTCTATCACCGTTAATTTATTacagaaaattcaaactaaaatacgacaaattcGATCGATTTTTTCGACTATCTAGCTTTTCCGAATTTTAACAGACTTTGACTTAATTTTTTTCACCCGAATTTTGACAGTTAActatcatattagacggttttcttcgagacgagacggactagtcaccaaaccgtcgcaacgggcgtcgcaacggctcgagacggggGGTTTTGCAACAATGATTTAAATCATGTAGATTGGACATTTATAATATATTATTGATTTATTTTTGATTCATTGTGTGTTCAGTCTAAATCTCAATTAGGTGTATATATAAATGTGTTCATGTGTTATTTTGTTCAtatatattgtttttttttttgaatcacCCGAGGGGGATTAAATCACCCGTTGCGATCATGTCccatttcgactatgccgatgcagcgattatAATTCCGCCCACATCGCTGCCTGTGAGGAAACCTTGAAACTGATCTAAGGGCAtaaccaagtaaaaccccctcccctttacccccccccccccccccccaaataaaaaaaaaaaaaaagatatgggAAAGGTGTCACGGGTAGATACTTCATGACATGGATGAAATTgtatttttaatatgtagccaacggggggtcgaactcctgaccaccCCTAAAGGAGGCATGCCACTAACTGCTAGACCACATCACAACTTGAaagttaaatttatatttttaattgtgTTTTCATATTTATTGTTTGTGTGTGTGTACATGTGAATTTAAAATTTCTTCATAATATAATTTCATAAAGGTGAGAAATAAAAAACTTGAGAAAGATGGAAAATATTCTATATTTCAAAATATTCTGAGTTTGTATAATCTGACGATTAAATTTTGTTTTAGAGAGTGTAAAGGGGGCCATATATGCATGCATATGCACGTGTGAAGGTTGGAGAATGAGTTTAGGAAGGCAATGGGTACGGGAGCCGCCAATGTGACGGTAGAATATTGATGCCGAACCGCACGGTGGTTGTCGGCGTTTCCTGTATTTTGTTATCACGTACGTCATTGGTTGATTATAATCTGGATACAGATACAGGGAGCACGTTTCTTGGTTACTTCAATTTTGTTTTATTTGCTTCCCCAAGTGGAATTAATTACACTTCTATTTTACTAATGTTCTAGTTCCATTTATGTAACTTTTAATTATTTTTTCAAAAAAGGTAAAGCTATGCTTGATAAAATATGATAATtaagccaatggggctttgcctcattggtcaccatgttaacatggtgttcgaggagaccagggttcgagtctcgggggggggggggattttcgtgaattaacttcgtgagctaaccactaacattgcctttcaaaaaaaaaaaaaaaaaaaaaaaaaaaaaaaaaaaaaaaaaaaaaaaaaaaaaaaaaaaaaaaatatgataattaatgaTTGATAGTATAAATAATTCAAAACCTCTGATTAAGCTCaatttttttctaaaaatattttattaattaataattatataaataattactcTAATAATATAGAATAATCACATAAAACTTttgcataaaaaaataaaataatatagttatatgacTAGTGCTTTGAGTGTAATTAAATTTTAAGAGTGTTTAAAGGAAGATAAAGATAGTGAatgattaaatatattaatataaattcttGCTAGATTACTAgaaaattattaaaataaaatatgatatatgaTTATACTCTATGTGTTCTAATTTAAAGTCTAAGGATGAAAAATACATTTTGAAAAATGTTATTACTATATTGTATGTTTCGTTTATATTCTTACCGATCTTTTATATTTACTACAAAAAATATATAAGAAATTTATTTGTTTATTCTTATATATTTATAGATATTGC
This genomic interval carries:
- the LOC139901369 gene encoding uncharacterized protein, whose protein sequence is MPIVVSCRIVENGITIMKVHVDNGSSVDILYEQCFIQLPESIRVTLKPTAASLTGFAGESSLPIGVLPLDVELVDDNDDGLVRRARLDFYVMRTSSRYNMLLGRTALGKLGIVPSTIHGMIKFTTRKGVATINSTSKVPICAAVNVKSAAQETAKVAENMVVVNPAYPEQKIKVGSNFSADTRKQIMQLLVQYMDIFAWCENDMTGVPRNIAEHRLNVNPALKPVVQKSRGMAPDRVKRLCEEVTKLVRAGILREAQYQSWIANPVLVKSLMVHGECVLILKI